GACACACAAGTTTGAAACATACCACTTTGAGAACGGAGAAGCCACCTCAAATCATTTGTCAAGATTCCAAACGCAAAACAAAGCATGGTTCATTTACCAAAaaatatttatacacacacaaacacacaccacgcTTGAAACACTGCCCCCAATATATTACATTGTAATTTTATATACAAGACGTGGACGAGAGAAGCTATCGTCGTGTCTAATATCACTCAAGCATGACAGCATCCATCTGTGTAGGAAGGAAAGTTTAGGGTTTAGCCTCCTTGTTCTCCTGGCTGGGTTTGTCCATCAGGTCTTTGAACCCTAGCTTCTCCAGAGGTTCCTTGGCCATCAGCTGACTTAAATAGCAGAGAATAGTTTCACATTGGTGATCAGAGAAGTCAAGTTCTAGTCAATGGTGTGTGGTAGCAGCTAAAAGAACAGTCAATACTCACTTATCCATCCGGCATTCAAGGTAGTCTTTGGACTGTACTCGACACATGGAGTTATCATAGCTGTTGTCTTTCAAGCACTTCATGAATTTCTCTTTGAATGCTTTACACTCTCCTGCAATGAAAAACAGCAGATGCAATGGTGCATTGCCTTTCAATCACTAAACAAATACAGGGGAAAGCTAAAGCAGTTTAACTGTCATTCATTCCCGTATATGCCTGTCATTTCACAGATCGCATACATCGGAGGTCAAACATCTCTTTCCTATACAGCTGGAAACTACAGGAGCTTTGCACGTCACAGCTATTGCTGGAACTAACGAGTCAGTTACTCAACAAGGAGTGGTTTATTTTTCTTACCGAAATGATCCAGAGGGAAGGATCCTTTGTCTGGAGCACGGGGCCGAAAAGACTTACTGCTAAAGTTCATTGCGGTCGACATGATTGCTTTTTGTAAGAGACgtatcaaaaataaaaacaagaccTTCGCGATTATTTCAAGCAATAGCGCAGTTCAGTCGCAGCACAGTTATGACGTGGACAAACGTTCTGAGCTAGACGTGAATAATCAACCCATAGATAACATCGATTACGTTTTCGACCATGGAGATCCTACTCAATTACTTGAGGGGCTAAGTCATAAACCTTTAAAGTTCCAGAACGGCCGGAAATTCCAGACATATTGGTCAGGTGTGTTCGTAAATGTAATATTGAGTGTTCAAAGTGTGCTCTGGGCATTTGTAAAATCAGAGCATTTTCACATTGGCCATTTGTAAATTCAGCGAGTTTCACTCTCAGAgcacacactggacgctctgacTGAGTAGTATGGTTGATCCAAGTTCTGACCTCACAATgtcagtcaagcacccaagcaaaCTGGCTAAccttggctagcttgctagctacttccaggcacaaatgagagaacacctcactctgaccattttactcgcccttgcagagctggttaggcagtttgTTATCCAGatcgttggtgactaactgtgcttctggcaacaatttaattatgtttttattatgttatcAACACGGGTGTTGAACGTTCGTAAATTCTTCAGAttttctgcgctctggcacacttgacgagagtgctctgaaaacGGAGCAGatggccagagtgaatttacgaacgcaccccaaacaagtctaattggaatgaatggcagtaaaggcgttcagagcacacactggacgctctggctgtgaggagtagggttgatccaagcgttctgaccaacggcagtcaagcacccaagctaactgggcTATCTTTCTAACTACTTCCAGATACAAATGAGAGAAtacctcactgaccattttacttgacCTAGCAGAGTTGGttatgctgttttcatgttatccatagAGTTGGTGACTGGAACTGtgttgctggcaacaatttaattacgaaTTTTTTCAGACGTTTACTTGCACCGGCAATATTCAACTGGTGTTGAccattcgtaaattcatcagttattcttcactctggcacactcagatgaaaGTTCTCTGAAATCGGCGGAAATAGCCAGAGTgatttacgaacgcacccaatttcttatcacagcactggcaaaccatgtttgaccacctccctgaccaaaatggctgcCCTTTAGCCCATAATAAGAGTGTTAAAACCTTCTAGTATTCCAATTTCTAAATCGATGTTTTCGACAATCTACTAACTTTTAAAGGGACAGAAGAAAGTGGAAGTAAAAGGCAACTACAAATACATAATATTTGCCAGTGAAATGTATGGACAGTTCACATTTTGTACAAAATAAAATAGTCCGTATAAAAACTTTCACAATATGTTGGCTGTCAGTGTCAGAAAGAAAGAATTAGGCTACACAGGTAGTAAAAAAGTAATGATCATCATTCATACCACTGGAGGTCTCACTGCGACTGCAGACACATGAGTTGGAGGAGAATGAGGGGATGACACAGACTTCAGATAATGCAGTCAGCAAGACTTCGTAATAGAGCTGTAGTTTACAAGCTAGAGACTTGTCAAACCTTCAAATCATCTCATCCAAGCGGATTTCTAATAGGCTTTTCATTAGCTTTTTTTGTTCAAAACCAGGAGcagtttttgttcagtatttcgAGTAGTCTACAAGGTCACAATTGCATTTTTGCTTTATCCCAGTGAACGTGCTTTGTATTGAAGTCTTTCGGATTGGGTGGAGATCAAACGGCGATGGAGTCGGAGAGGAATAAACGGCTCTTGCAAGATGTCCTGGCCAGACCTGGAAACGATGTATGTGCAGACTGCGGCAATGCAGGTAGGAAACGAACGGTTGATCAAATAGAAGCGACAAATCGTTTATGGTCCCTAATCATGCATGTGTGCGACGCGCGTGTCATAGCCTAGTGTAGAATGCACCTGCCAGTTAACCTTAAATAGCCTATactgttttattttattgttgttgTGACAGCTTGTCAGTCAGTGCTATCCCTATCTGCGATTCAACCAATAATTAATTGCCTTTTGACATTGTTCTGGAATGTCAAAATACAATTATTGGTTAAATCGGGAGTCCCTATCTAATGAATGTCTCTATTTTATGCAATGTCATTATTTCTAGTGCACTTTAAAGTCAATAGTTGTGGAAACAGGAAATAATGTGAATTGCGTTTGTGAGACACACCTTATAGCCAGTGCTAAAGCATTGGCAGCCAGCGCCTACTGAGGAGCATTGCTGGGCTGTAGGGTATAGGGGAACTGCCAAATGTATTGAGACATGCAGACCTtgtataaacaaaacaacaacaaaaacattcatATACTTTCCTGAATACCTTCCATAATGTATGCCATTGTCTGTTACTCGAACCCACACTGTCATTCTGACAGACAATGAAATTAGTGGTTAAACCAGTGGCGTCAGTTCAGCTAAATTTAGGGCTTGGCAAAACTCCAAAATTATACTTggagaaaaatacatttaaaaaatgagccCAGCCACTGCTCAACCTCATCATAAATGGACTGATTTACTTGTGGAATGGCGCGTACCTGTACAGTGCAACATGAAATATATGCATAATAAACGCTATCAATTCACAAGCCCGACTTCAAATGCCGACATCAATGTGGAAGTAACCAGTGCATAAAACAGCTGACCGCGAATGCAAACTATGCCATACAAATCATACACATGCATTGAAATGAAAAGGCATAGGCCTACATCGAAGGACATACTTAGGCCTACAATCAACAAGAACGCATGAAGACAAATCACCCACatggcaaaaactggttgaatcaacgttgtgtCTACATAATTTGAACCCAAAAAATACGTATGTGATGACGTaatttgcaaaaagtaatcaatGTCATGGAATGTTATATTTCTTTTACCCAAGtcttaacctaaatccaatgacagggtGACGTTTTGGGTTGACTTCAcattgaattcatgttagttgacaaatcaaaactagatgttgaactgacttCTGTGCCAGGTGGGAAACTCCACCAAAGAACGACCAAAATCACGA
The sequence above is a segment of the Oncorhynchus kisutch isolate 150728-3 linkage group LG25, Okis_V2, whole genome shotgun sequence genome. Coding sequences within it:
- the cox19 gene encoding cytochrome c oxidase assembly protein COX19 — protein: MSTAMNFSSKSFRPRAPDKGSFPLDHFGECKAFKEKFMKCLKDNSYDNSMCRVQSKDYLECRMDNQLMAKEPLEKLGFKDLMDKPSQENKEAKP